The genomic window GTTGCCGGAACAGCTGAAACGCGCACCCCGGCAGCTCGATATCGTTCTGGAATACCTGCATATTACCGACTACAACGGCGACGGCGATCCGCCAGCTGTTCCGAAGAGCATGCTGACAACGCGCTTTAAAAACGCTGACGCCCCGCTTCGCGCCCTCTATGACAAAAATATTCTGGCCCGTTCCGAAAAAACCGTCTCAAGACTTGAAGGTCAGCCCGCAGCCCAGAAGGAGATGAGCATGCTCAACCATCACCAGGGGGAGGCGCTACTCACCATAAAAAAGCAGTTCGAAAGCAACGATGTGGTCCTGCTCAACGGCATCACCTCGGGCGGGAAGACCGAAATATACATCCACCTGATAAAGGAACAGCTCGAAAAAGGGAAACAGGTACTCTACCTCCTGCCCGAGATCGCCCTTACCGCACAGATCATCACGAGACTGAAGAACGTGTTCGGCAGCCTGGCCGGCGTATACCACTCCAAATTCTCTGAAGCCGAAAGGGTGGAGATATGGAACAGGGTACTCAATGATGACGACCACAGCTACCGGCTGATCCTCGGCGTCAGGTCGTCGCTCTTTTTGCCTTTCGGTGAACTTGGACTCGTAATTGTTGATGAGGAGCACGAGAACACCTTCAAGCAGTTCGAGCCGGCACCCCGCTACCATGCCCGCGATGCCGCCGTCATGCTTGCCTCTATGCACGGCGCAAAGACACTGCTGGGCACCGCTACCCCATCGGTCGAATCATGGTACAATACCCTTTCGGGGAAGTACGGGCTGGCAGGCCTCACCAAAAGGTACAGCGATATGGAGCTCCCTGAGATGATAATCGCCGATACCCGGATGGCAAGGAAAAAGAGGCAGATGAAATCCCTTTTCACCCCGCAGCTCATCGAAGCGTTAACCGAAGCGCTCGACCAGGGAGAGCAGGTAATACTCTTCCAGAACAGGCGCGGCTATGCCCCGTATATCGAGTGCGCCGACTGCGGATGGGTACCCCTGTGCCGGCACTGCGACGTAAGCATGACCTATCACAAAACAATGAACCAGCTCGTGTGCCACTATTGCGGGGCCTCCCAAAAGCCTCCCCCCTCCTGCCCGGAATGTGGCAGTTCCGACCTCAAGACCCGGGGGTTCGGGACCGAGAAGGTAGAAGATGAGATCCCTCTCTTCTTCCCCGGGGCCAGGGTCGGCCGGCTTGACCTCGACTCGGCCCGGGGCAAAAGATCGCATGAACGGATAATCAGCAGCTTTGAAGAGGGTAAGATCGACATACTGGCAGGAACCCAGATGGTGGCTAAGGGACTCGACTTCGGCAGGGTTTCGCTGGTCGGCATACTTAATGCCGACAATATGCTGCTGTTCCCTGATTTCAGGGCACATGAAAGAAGCTTCCAGCTCATGTCGCAGGTTGCAGGCAGAGCCGGCAGGAAAGTGAAGCGCGGCAAGGTCATCATCCAGACCGGCTTCCCTGATCACCCTGTGATCAGGAACATAACCGGAAATAACCTGGAAAGGCATTTCCGCGAACAGCTTGCCGAGCGCAGAGAGTTCAGATACCCGCCCTTTGTGCGGCTGATCAAAATAGTAATAAAAGACAAAAACCGAGAAACTGCTGAGAAGGCATCCAAATCACTGGCCGGCAGACTCAGGGCGGACTTCGGCAACAGGGTGCTTGGCCCCGAATACCCGCCGGTGGGCAGGGTCCAGAACCGGCATATAATGCATATTCTTATCAAGATAGAGAAAGGAGCCAACCTCCCGAAAGCGCGCTCGCTCATCTCTGCCGCAATAGCACAGCTGAACTCCCAACCCGGGTTCAGGAGCTGCCAGGTGTACCCCGACGTCGACCCGGTTTAACCATACCTGGGAACAGCAAGAGCACATTGCAACAGCTCATCCTTTATCCTTAATACCGGATCCCATTCAGGCAAAATACCTGATTACCCCCGGCAATGAACTTCCCCGGAGCATATCCCCGAAGTTGCATCTGGTAATTATCATTTCCGGTACTGAAGGTTAGGCTCTGGAAATATTATAAGATTAATGTTCCTGTTTTTCAGCTGGTTGCCATTACGGGGGTGAAGCCGGGTCATCTCTTCCGGTGAGCCACATCACCCCTGCACGATTGCTCCAATCACCTCAAAATCAAAAACCCCGGAGTGCAAGCGGCGTATATGTAAGTGAGATCGCGAATGACAAATCAAAAAAAACCATGCGATGAAGAAATCAGCAGTGATACTTCTTACAACAATACTCGCAACAACCGCAATCAGCGCTTCAGATGAAATTATCCGGGTCCCGAAAGCAATAGGAGTTAACATATACCACTCCTCACCGGTAAGCGGGTTTAACTCCAATACAAATTTCAACATCGGCATCGAAAAAGAGAACAAGCTTATTGAAGGTGGACTGATCCTGCAGCATGGCGAAAACCGGATCTCAGGCGGCAATGTGGTTTACAGGCGCTATCTCTTCGCACCTGAAAGCCATCCTGAAAGGGCCACTGCCGACAACAGCACCGTCAGGTTCTTTATGCAGTACAATTTCCAGTTCCGCTACTCAAACGGCCCGGGCAGCATGCATTTGATTTCCCCCGGATCTGATCCGGTTTATCTAAATGGAGGCAGGATTGCAACCTACGACCACAAACTTGGCATAGGAGTTCAGGTAAGACTGATTGACAATTTTTGCATCAATGCCTCTGCCGGGGTTAATCTCAGCCTGGGCTCCATTGATGATGAGTTCGCCACACAGCCCAATTATGCTGAAGCAGGAATAAGAACTGATCTGTCACCAAGCTTGAACATAGGTATAGGTTACTTTATAGTCAGGTAAATAATCAACAAACAGTTTCAAAAAAACTGCTGATGCGGTTTTTCAACCTGGATTGATTTGTCAAAGCGATGGGGATACCCCGAAATCCAGGGTTGGGCGCTCCTGCCGGTCACCACAGACGGCAGGAGCTTTTTTGTTTGGCATGCTGCATTGCCATCACCCGGATAATGCCCTCATCTCCAAACAGGCAACCCTTTCGCACCATTTCTGAAATACATGTGTTATCTTTATTTTTTATTTACCTAAATGAGCCTATCATGAGAAAAGTACTTTACCTGGCGCTGATGCTGCTGACACCCTTTACGGCAGCCCTGTCGCAGACCCCTTCACTGCAATTTTCACCCCCGCTGTCGGACGGATGGGCCGAAAATGTCGGCATGTCGCCCGAACGGCTGGAAAGGATAGATCACATGCTGGAGGATGCAGTTGCCAGAGGAGACATACCCGGGGCAGTTGCCCTGGTAGCCCGCGACGGCGAGATCATCTACCACAAGGCTTTCGGCATGGCCGATATCCAAAGCGGCCGCGCTCTGCAAGCGGATGATATTTTCCGCATCGCCAGCCAGACAAAGGCTATTACCTCGACAGCCGTAATGATGCTATGGGAGGAGGGCAGGTTCAGGCTCGATGATCCCGTCTCCAGGTTTATCCCCGAATTTGCAAATCCGGTTGTACTTGACACCTTCAACCCGGCCGATTCAACCTATACAACCGTTGAGGCAGAAAGGGAGATCACGATCAGGCACCTGCTTACCCACACCTCGGGTTTGGGATACGGCATAATAGACGGCGACGAGCGCTTCAGGAAGATATACCAGAAGGAGGGAATAGTTGACCTGTTTACCGCCGAAGATATAAGCATTGAAGAAAATGTCAGGCGGCTTGCCGCGCTTCCCCTGCATCACAATCCCGGCGAGGGGTACACATACAGCGTAAGCATTGACGTACTGGGCTATCTTATTGAAGTGATATCGGGAATGCCGTTTGACAGGTTCTTAAGGGAGAGACTATTTGATCCCCTCGGCATGGATGACACCTGGTTCTACCTTCCGCCGGAGAAAGCCGGGCGGCTCGTCCCGTTGCAGGCAAGGACGGGCAGCGGGGAATGGGTTCCCTATGAATCGGATTATTACGATCCTGACTATCCTGTAAGCGGAGCCCGCAGGTTCTTCTCGGGTGGTGCAGGCCTCAGCAGTACGGCGAAGGACTATGCCGCATTCCTGCAAATGTACCTCAACGCCGGCGAATATAACGGAACAAGGATACTGAGCCGCACCACGATCAATTTTATGATGGCCAACCACATAGGCGACCTCTGGGGAGAGGATGCGGACAGTTATCTGGGACTGGCTTTCGGGGTTGTGACAGGGAAAGGGCAGGATCGCGGTGGCCAGGGCAGTGAAGGGACCTTCAACTGGGGAGGTTACTTCAACACCCAGTACTTTGCCGACCCCCGTGAACAGATCATAGGCG from Marinilabiliales bacterium includes these protein-coding regions:
- the priA gene encoding primosomal protein N', which produces MQQHPDSNRDTPNGTNRLYADMLLPLPLPGTFTYSVPNHLVNEVAPGKRVTVPFGKRGVHTAVVKEVHSRPPEGYETKDILSVPDNHPVVLPVQMRFWDWLADYYMCTAGEVLKAALPGGFRPRGGPAGEIKPKTEIFVSLHPELAVSGEVDQLPEQLKRAPRQLDIVLEYLHITDYNGDGDPPAVPKSMLTTRFKNADAPLRALYDKNILARSEKTVSRLEGQPAAQKEMSMLNHHQGEALLTIKKQFESNDVVLLNGITSGGKTEIYIHLIKEQLEKGKQVLYLLPEIALTAQIITRLKNVFGSLAGVYHSKFSEAERVEIWNRVLNDDDHSYRLILGVRSSLFLPFGELGLVIVDEEHENTFKQFEPAPRYHARDAAVMLASMHGAKTLLGTATPSVESWYNTLSGKYGLAGLTKRYSDMELPEMIIADTRMARKKRQMKSLFTPQLIEALTEALDQGEQVILFQNRRGYAPYIECADCGWVPLCRHCDVSMTYHKTMNQLVCHYCGASQKPPPSCPECGSSDLKTRGFGTEKVEDEIPLFFPGARVGRLDLDSARGKRSHERIISSFEEGKIDILAGTQMVAKGLDFGRVSLVGILNADNMLLFPDFRAHERSFQLMSQVAGRAGRKVKRGKVIIQTGFPDHPVIRNITGNNLERHFREQLAERREFRYPPFVRLIKIVIKDKNRETAEKASKSLAGRLRADFGNRVLGPEYPPVGRVQNRHIMHILIKIEKGANLPKARSLISAAIAQLNSQPGFRSCQVYPDVDPV
- a CDS encoding class A beta-lactamase-related serine hydrolase, with product MRKVLYLALMLLTPFTAALSQTPSLQFSPPLSDGWAENVGMSPERLERIDHMLEDAVARGDIPGAVALVARDGEIIYHKAFGMADIQSGRALQADDIFRIASQTKAITSTAVMMLWEEGRFRLDDPVSRFIPEFANPVVLDTFNPADSTYTTVEAEREITIRHLLTHTSGLGYGIIDGDERFRKIYQKEGIVDLFTAEDISIEENVRRLAALPLHHNPGEGYTYSVSIDVLGYLIEVISGMPFDRFLRERLFDPLGMDDTWFYLPPEKAGRLVPLQARTGSGEWVPYESDYYDPDYPVSGARRFFSGGAGLSSTAKDYAAFLQMYLNAGEYNGTRILSRTTINFMMANHIGDLWGEDADSYLGLAFGVVTGKGQDRGGQGSEGTFNWGGYFNTQYFADPREQIIGVLMKQTRGQVSDNTAWQFRILTFQAVDD